From Xylanibacter oryzae DSM 17970, a single genomic window includes:
- a CDS encoding DUF3078 domain-containing protein — protein MKKLDIIILLSIMVLGNISVNAQNRYSGLSSRQYNRGESQILVKAYSDSLSMAKNKLDSVYKPKADSLNEQSVADGRFFKLFAPLTFYHSVADHNLLLWHKRSSQSITNQQIDDALFYIYMNRPSLVVNTQNRLNKYGVVPADLKRPVKHSVILKDKIAPVPAEPDVMPMDIIVYKPNFLTITGDYYLQFMQNYVTDNWYKGGESNYSMVGSVTMQANYNNKSGLKFDNKLELKLGLQSSRSDSLHKFKTTDDLIRYTGKLGLQASKSWYYTFQLLTYTQFCKGFKSNDDKVYSSFMAPFNLNLSLGMDYTVKTKDNKLTGNINLAPIAYNFRYVDYLSLATRYGLKDGRHTMNDYGSEFTFDLAWKLSDMIKWKTRLYGYTTYKRAELEWENTITFQFNQYISTNLFVYPRFDDGSAKDAQNGYWQLQEYASIGFAYSF, from the coding sequence ATGAAGAAATTAGATATAATAATATTGTTATCAATAATGGTTTTGGGTAATATATCTGTTAATGCTCAAAATCGTTATTCTGGATTGTCATCTCGTCAATATAATAGGGGTGAAAGTCAAATCCTTGTAAAAGCGTATTCGGATTCTCTTAGTATGGCTAAGAATAAGCTTGACTCTGTTTATAAACCTAAGGCTGATTCTTTGAATGAGCAAAGTGTTGCAGACGGAAGGTTCTTTAAGCTTTTTGCGCCTCTTACTTTTTATCATTCTGTGGCGGATCATAATCTGTTACTATGGCATAAGCGAAGTAGTCAAAGTATTACAAATCAGCAAATTGACGATGCTCTGTTCTATATTTATATGAACAGACCTTCTTTGGTTGTTAATACACAGAATAGACTTAATAAATATGGTGTAGTACCTGCAGACCTTAAAAGGCCTGTTAAGCATAGTGTGATTCTTAAAGATAAAATAGCACCGGTTCCTGCTGAGCCTGATGTGATGCCAATGGATATTATAGTCTATAAACCTAATTTTTTGACTATTACCGGTGATTACTATCTGCAGTTTATGCAAAACTATGTCACGGATAATTGGTATAAAGGAGGTGAAAGTAATTATTCAATGGTTGGTAGTGTCACTATGCAGGCTAATTATAATAATAAGTCTGGATTGAAGTTTGATAATAAATTAGAATTAAAATTAGGTCTCCAATCATCAAGGAGTGATAGTCTTCATAAATTTAAAACGACAGATGACCTCATCAGATATACTGGAAAATTAGGACTGCAAGCTAGTAAAAGTTGGTACTATACATTCCAGTTATTAACTTATACTCAGTTTTGCAAGGGATTTAAGAGCAATGATGATAAAGTCTATTCATCTTTTATGGCTCCATTTAATCTAAACCTTTCATTGGGTATGGATTATACCGTAAAAACTAAAGATAATAAGTTGACCGGTAACATAAACTTAGCTCCGATAGCTTATAACTTTAGATATGTTGACTACTTGAGTTTGGCAACTAGGTATGGACTTAAAGATGGTCGTCATACGATGAATGACTATGGTTCTGAATTTACATTTGATTTGGCTTGGAAGTTATCAGATATGATTAAGTGGAAAACCCGGCTTTATGGTTATACTACCTATAAGCGTGCTGAGCTAGAGTGGGAAAATACTATAACATTCCAGTTTAATCAGTACATTAGCACGAATCTATTTGTGTATCCACGTTTTGATGATGGATCTGCTAAGGATGCTCAGAATGGGTATTGGCAGTTGCAAGAGTATGCTTCTATTGGTTTTGCTTATTCTTTCTAG
- a CDS encoding DUF1573 domain-containing protein produces the protein MKKIIFMTLMLISGITFASAQATNGKKQAEIKFDNLSHNFGTFSEKSPVVTCVFTYTNVGEAPLIINQAIASCGCTVPAYTKAPIMPGQKGEIKVTYNGSGKFPGHFKKTITVRTNGATEMTRLYIEGDMTEAK, from the coding sequence ATGAAAAAAATTATTTTTATGACTTTGATGCTGATAAGTGGTATTACATTTGCTTCAGCTCAAGCTACTAATGGGAAAAAGCAAGCAGAAATAAAGTTTGACAACTTATCTCATAACTTTGGTACTTTCTCAGAGAAGAGTCCTGTGGTAACATGTGTATTCACATACACTAATGTAGGCGAAGCACCATTAATTATAAATCAAGCTATCGCCAGTTGTGGATGTACAGTTCCTGCTTACACTAAAGCACCTATAATGCCGGGGCAAAAAGGTGAAATTAAAGTAACTTACAATGGTTCTGGTAAATTTCCGGGACACTTTAAGAAAACGATTACAGTACGCACTAATGGAGCTACAGAAATGACACGCCTTTACATTGAAGGAGACATGACTGAGGCAAAATAA
- a CDS encoding glycoside hydrolase family 88/105 protein, whose product MKKIFIMLTLAAMAMPMSAQNEKMDGVMNTTRKVNNFFMHKYADPTTPTNVGRLRPSNLWTRAVYYEGLMNLYNIDANQSYIDYTDKWADFHKWMPRNGVKTTDADDQCCGQTYIDRFFQTGDSSKINSIKENIDLQIKSNRVNYWTWIDAIQMSMPIYAELYKMTKDRLYLDYCMKMYRWSRNECGGGLYNNKTGFWWRDKDYVPPYKESDGKDCYWSRGNGWVYAALVRVMSQMDKKDKYYKELENDFIKMSKAFASCQREDGFWNVSLVSPNTYGGKEVTGTALFLYGFSWGIMNNILPAKTYKKICDKAWNALSKDAVHEDGMLGYVQGTGKDPSAGQPVTYDKIPDFEDYGTGCFLLGATEYYKLLKFRLK is encoded by the coding sequence ATGAAAAAAATATTTATTATGCTGACTTTGGCAGCAATGGCTATGCCTATGTCTGCGCAAAATGAGAAAATGGATGGCGTGATGAACACAACACGCAAAGTTAATAATTTTTTTATGCACAAGTATGCTGATCCAACTACACCTACAAATGTAGGAAGACTGAGACCAAGCAATCTTTGGACGCGTGCCGTATACTATGAGGGACTGATGAATCTGTATAACATTGATGCCAATCAATCATACATTGATTATACAGACAAATGGGCTGATTTCCATAAATGGATGCCAAGAAACGGTGTCAAAACTACTGATGCTGATGACCAATGTTGCGGTCAAACATACATTGATCGTTTTTTCCAGACAGGAGATTCTTCTAAAATCAATAGTATCAAAGAAAATATAGATTTACAGATAAAAAGCAATCGTGTGAATTATTGGACATGGATAGATGCTATACAAATGAGTATGCCTATTTATGCTGAACTATATAAAATGACAAAAGACAGATTATACCTTGACTATTGTATGAAGATGTACAGATGGAGCAGAAATGAGTGTGGCGGAGGCTTATATAACAATAAAACCGGATTTTGGTGGAGAGATAAAGACTATGTACCACCATATAAAGAGTCTGACGGTAAAGACTGTTATTGGAGTCGTGGCAACGGATGGGTATATGCTGCGTTGGTAAGAGTGATGAGCCAAATGGACAAGAAGGACAAGTATTATAAAGAACTTGAAAATGACTTTATAAAAATGAGTAAAGCGTTTGCTTCATGTCAACGCGAAGATGGTTTCTGGAATGTAAGTTTAGTATCTCCTAATACTTATGGAGGAAAAGAGGTTACAGGAACAGCTTTATTCCTTTATGGATTTAGCTGGGGAATAATGAATAACATCTTACCTGCAAAAACTTATAAAAAAATATGCGACAAAGCATGGAATGCTCTATCTAAGGATGCTGTACACGAAGACGGAATGCTTGGATATGTACAGGGTACCGGCAAAGATCCATCAGCAGGACAACCTGTAACTTACGATAAGATTCCTGACTTTGAAGACTATGGAACAGGATGTTTTCTATTAGGGGCAACAGAGTACTACAAATTGTTAAAGTTTAGACTTAAATGA
- the aspS gene encoding aspartate--tRNA ligase: MYRTKTCGELRLSDVGTVVTLAGWVQRSRKMGGMTFVDLRDRYGLTQLVFNEEIDKNLCERANKMGREFCIQVTGTVSERQSKNKNIDTGDIEIITNSLNVLSESLTPPFTIEDNTDGGDDIRMKYRYLDLRRPVVRKNMELRHRMTILIRNFLDSKAFIEVETPILIGSTPEGARDFVVPSRMNPGQFYALPQSPQTLKQLLMVSGFDRYFQIAKCFRDEDLRADRQPEFTQVDCEMSFVDQDDVLNLFEDMARHLFKEIRGVDLPAKLQQMTWHEAMRRFGSDKPDLRFGMEFVELMDILKGTGEFSVFNEAAYVGGICVPGCANYTRKQLDTLTEFVKRSQIGAKGLVWAKVNEDGTVKSSVDKFYSSDVLQNMKEAFKANPGDLILILSGDNANKTRIQLCALRLEMGERLGLRDKNKFECLWIIDFPLFEWSEEEQRLMATHHPFTMPNPDDIPLLDEHPENVRAKAYDFVCNGIEVGGGSLRIHEGQLQEKMFKILGFTPERAMSQFGFLINAFKYGAPPHAGLAFGLDRWVSIMAGLDSIRDCIAFPKNNSGRDVMLDAPSEIDKKQLDELQLKVDLSQEK, from the coding sequence ATGTATAGAACAAAGACTTGTGGGGAGCTTAGGCTCTCAGATGTTGGCACTGTTGTTACACTTGCTGGTTGGGTTCAGCGCAGCCGTAAGATGGGCGGAATGACTTTCGTTGACTTGCGTGACCGTTATGGTCTCACACAGTTGGTCTTCAATGAAGAGATCGACAAAAACTTGTGCGAAAGAGCTAACAAAATGGGGCGTGAATTTTGTATTCAGGTTACAGGTACTGTAAGTGAACGTCAAAGTAAAAATAAAAATATTGATACAGGTGATATAGAGATAATAACAAACTCACTGAATGTATTAAGTGAAAGTCTAACACCTCCATTTACAATTGAGGATAATACTGACGGTGGTGATGATATAAGGATGAAGTATCGTTATCTTGACTTGCGCCGACCTGTTGTCCGCAAGAACATGGAGCTGCGTCATCGTATGACAATCCTGATTCGTAATTTTCTTGATTCAAAGGCTTTTATTGAGGTAGAAACACCTATTCTTATAGGTTCAACACCAGAGGGCGCACGAGATTTCGTAGTGCCATCTCGTATGAATCCCGGACAGTTTTATGCTTTACCACAAAGTCCTCAGACATTGAAACAGCTACTTATGGTAAGTGGTTTCGACCGCTATTTCCAAATAGCCAAATGTTTCCGTGATGAAGACTTACGTGCTGATCGTCAACCTGAATTTACTCAGGTAGACTGCGAGATGAGTTTTGTTGATCAAGATGATGTCCTCAACTTGTTTGAAGACATGGCTAGGCATCTTTTCAAAGAAATACGTGGTGTAGATTTGCCGGCAAAATTACAGCAGATGACTTGGCATGAGGCTATGCGTCGATTCGGAAGCGACAAACCTGATTTGCGTTTTGGAATGGAGTTCGTAGAACTTATGGATATCCTTAAAGGTACAGGTGAGTTTAGCGTATTTAATGAAGCTGCGTATGTTGGTGGTATCTGTGTGCCTGGTTGCGCAAATTATACAAGAAAACAATTAGATACATTAACCGAATTTGTAAAGAGATCACAGATCGGTGCTAAAGGTCTTGTATGGGCTAAGGTTAATGAAGACGGTACTGTTAAGAGCAGCGTAGACAAATTCTATAGTTCTGATGTACTGCAGAATATGAAAGAGGCCTTTAAAGCCAATCCGGGAGATCTTATTCTTATTCTTAGTGGCGATAATGCGAATAAGACACGAATACAGTTGTGTGCATTACGTTTGGAAATGGGAGAGCGTCTTGGACTTCGTGATAAAAATAAATTTGAGTGTCTTTGGATTATTGATTTCCCATTGTTTGAGTGGAGTGAAGAAGAACAGAGACTTATGGCTACACACCATCCATTTACTATGCCAAATCCGGATGATATACCATTATTGGATGAACACCCTGAAAATGTGCGTGCAAAAGCGTATGATTTTGTTTGTAACGGTATTGAAGTTGGTGGAGGAAGTTTGAGAATACACGAAGGACAATTGCAGGAGAAAATGTTCAAAATTCTTGGTTTTACACCAGAGCGTGCTATGTCACAATTCGGGTTCCTCATAAATGCATTCAAGTATGGAGCTCCGCCTCACGCAGGCCTTGCTTTTGGATTAGACCGTTGGGTATCCATTATGGCAGGCTTAGATAGCATACGTGACTGCATTGCGTTCCCTAAAAATAATAGCGGAAGAGATGTTATGCTTGATGCTCCTTCAGAAATAGACAAAAAACAATTGGACGAGTTGCAACTTAAAGTTGATTTAAGTCAAGAAAAATAG
- a CDS encoding winged helix-turn-helix domain-containing protein, with the protein MAERKTEKKATAPKKVAVKVTTSKKVVTAKNVELAINAENVGFRAGDVYNALASADMPLTVAEIAKRAKINEDETLLGMGWLFKEGKIKDDGHKIILA; encoded by the coding sequence ATGGCAGAAAGGAAAACAGAAAAAAAAGCTACAGCACCAAAAAAAGTTGCTGTTAAAGTTACTACTTCAAAAAAAGTTGTAACTGCAAAGAATGTAGAGTTAGCTATTAATGCAGAGAACGTAGGTTTTAGAGCCGGTGATGTATATAATGCATTGGCATCTGCAGATATGCCTTTGACGGTAGCTGAAATAGCAAAAAGAGCTAAAATTAACGAAGATGAAACTCTTCTCGGAATGGGTTGGCTATTTAAAGAAGGTAAAATAAAAGATGATGGTCATAAAATTATTTTAGCATAG
- a CDS encoding glycosyltransferase family 4 protein produces the protein MRIGIEAQRIFRKEKHGMDYVVLEEIKHLQKMNLEDTIFVFVKSDVDKCLKDSENVHIIELKRQNYLLWEQYVLPKEAKKYNLDILHCTSDTAPIFCNIPIVLTLHDIIFLESRDKSNKSLYQNLGWMYRRFVVPKVLKKCKRIITVSNFEYKNIKSKLALKDKLIMIYNGYNEWFMPLEDKDNVYKKYTSEKGYFLFLGNTDPKKNTERTLIAYSKYLKNSSIKRKLLIADLEPQYLDYLLKKNNIEEIRDNIESTGYIINSDLVYLYNDAFAFLYTSLRESFGIPIIEAMACGTPVITSNTSSMPEIAGKSAILINPENADDISNSMITLENDKNKYDLLKKTGLERAKLFSWKNNVKRLVKVYKETHEENIQNSDKD, from the coding sequence ATGAGAATTGGTATAGAAGCACAGAGAATTTTCCGTAAGGAAAAACATGGCATGGACTATGTGGTACTGGAAGAAATAAAACACTTACAGAAAATGAATCTTGAAGATACCATTTTTGTATTTGTCAAATCGGATGTAGACAAATGTCTGAAAGACAGTGAAAACGTTCATATAATAGAGTTAAAACGCCAGAATTATCTTCTTTGGGAACAATATGTCCTGCCAAAAGAAGCAAAGAAATATAATCTTGATATATTACACTGTACAAGTGACACGGCTCCTATTTTCTGCAATATACCAATTGTTCTAACACTACATGATATTATTTTTTTGGAATCAAGAGACAAATCTAATAAATCTTTATATCAAAATCTTGGATGGATGTATAGAAGATTTGTAGTTCCGAAAGTTTTAAAAAAGTGCAAGAGAATTATTACTGTATCAAATTTTGAATATAAGAATATAAAGTCGAAACTAGCATTAAAAGACAAACTCATTATGATTTACAATGGTTATAATGAATGGTTTATGCCTCTTGAAGATAAAGATAACGTATACAAGAAATACACTAGCGAAAAAGGATATTTTTTATTCTTAGGCAATACTGATCCGAAAAAAAATACAGAACGTACATTAATTGCATATAGTAAGTATCTAAAGAATTCATCTATAAAAAGGAAATTGCTGATCGCTGATTTAGAACCTCAATATTTGGATTACTTACTTAAAAAAAATAACATAGAAGAGATTCGTGACAATATAGAATCGACAGGCTACATAATTAATAGTGATTTAGTGTATCTGTATAACGATGCATTTGCATTTCTATATACGTCTTTAAGAGAAAGCTTTGGTATTCCAATCATAGAAGCTATGGCATGTGGCACCCCTGTTATAACATCCAACACATCATCAATGCCTGAGATTGCAGGAAAAAGCGCAATCCTAATAAATCCAGAGAACGCGGATGATATTTCAAACTCAATGATAACACTTGAGAATGATAAAAACAAATATGATCTATTGAAAAAGACTGGTCTGGAAAGAGCGAAACTCTTCTCATGGAAAAATAATGTAAAGAGACTTGTTAAAGTCTACAAAGAAACTCACGAAGAGAATATTCAAAATAGTGACAAAGACTGA
- the glyA gene encoding serine hydroxymethyltransferase yields the protein MKKDQEIFDLIEKEHQRQLKGMELIASENFVSDEVMQAMGSYLTNKYAEGLPGKRYYGGCGVVDQVETIAIERVKKLFDAEFANVQPHSGAQANAAVLLAVLNPGDTFMGLNLAHGGHLSHGSSVNTSGILYKAIGYDLDKETGRVNYEQMEQLAIENKPKLIIGGGSAYSREWDYKRMREIADKVGALLMIDMAHPAGLIAAGLLDNPVKYAHIVTSTTHKTLRGPRGGIILMGKDFENPWGLKTPKGQIKMMSQLLNSAVFPGTQGGPLEHVIAAKAVSFNEALQPEFKVWALQVKKNANVLAQELIKRGFTIVSGGTDNHSMLVDLRSKYPDLTGKVAENALVAADITVNKNMVPYDSRSAFQTSGIRLGTAAMTTRGAKEDLMILIADLIEEVLNAPEDENVINNVRAKVNETMKNYPLFAY from the coding sequence ATGAAAAAAGATCAAGAAATTTTTGACCTTATTGAGAAAGAGCATCAGCGACAGCTTAAAGGAATGGAGCTAATTGCATCTGAAAATTTTGTAAGTGATGAAGTTATGCAAGCCATGGGTTCGTACTTAACAAACAAGTATGCCGAAGGACTGCCAGGCAAACGCTATTATGGCGGTTGTGGCGTAGTTGATCAGGTTGAGACTATAGCTATTGAACGCGTAAAGAAGCTTTTTGATGCTGAATTTGCGAATGTTCAACCTCACTCAGGAGCACAGGCTAATGCAGCTGTATTACTCGCTGTTCTAAATCCAGGAGACACTTTCATGGGACTAAACTTGGCTCATGGTGGTCACCTATCACATGGTTCATCGGTAAACACTTCCGGTATATTATACAAAGCTATCGGTTATGACTTGGACAAAGAGACAGGTCGTGTAAACTATGAACAAATGGAGCAATTGGCTATTGAGAATAAACCTAAATTAATTATTGGTGGTGGCTCTGCATATAGTCGTGAATGGGACTACAAACGTATGAGAGAAATTGCAGATAAAGTTGGAGCGCTACTAATGATAGATATGGCTCATCCTGCAGGCCTCATAGCAGCAGGATTACTTGACAACCCTGTTAAATATGCTCATATTGTTACTTCTACTACACATAAGACACTTAGAGGTCCACGTGGTGGTATCATTCTTATGGGCAAAGACTTTGAAAACCCTTGGGGACTAAAAACGCCAAAAGGACAGATCAAGATGATGAGCCAGTTACTAAATAGTGCAGTATTCCCAGGTACACAAGGTGGACCACTGGAGCATGTAATTGCTGCTAAAGCTGTTTCATTCAACGAAGCTCTTCAACCGGAATTCAAAGTTTGGGCATTGCAGGTTAAGAAAAATGCAAACGTTCTGGCACAAGAGCTTATCAAACGAGGATTCACAATAGTAAGTGGAGGAACAGACAACCACTCTATGTTGGTAGACCTTCGTTCTAAATATCCTGATCTGACAGGTAAGGTAGCTGAAAATGCTCTTGTCGCTGCTGATATTACTGTAAACAAAAATATGGTTCCTTACGATAGCCGCAGTGCTTTCCAAACATCAGGAATACGTCTTGGAACAGCAGCTATGACTACACGTGGCGCTAAGGAAGATCTAATGATACTGATAGCAGATCTTATTGAAGAGGTATTAAATGCCCCTGAAGATGAGAACGTTATAAATAACGTACGAGCTAAAGTAAATGAAACAATGAAGAATTATCCTTTGTTCGCATATTAA
- the pyrI gene encoding aspartate carbamoyltransferase regulatory subunit: MNKNEMLVAAIQNGTVIDHIPNEKTNQVAELLGLNSLDTPVTIGNNFRSKKLGKKGLIKVEDKFFSDEEISRLAVVAPNIVLNIIKDYEVVEKKTVTTPDEIRGIVKCNNPKCITNNEPMSTLFNVVDKEKGILRCHYCDMEQDINNVELI, translated from the coding sequence ATGAATAAAAATGAGATGTTGGTTGCCGCCATTCAGAACGGAACTGTTATTGATCATATACCAAACGAAAAGACTAATCAGGTAGCGGAACTGTTAGGCTTGAACAGTCTGGACACTCCGGTTACTATAGGCAATAATTTCAGGTCTAAAAAATTAGGTAAAAAGGGATTAATCAAAGTGGAAGATAAATTTTTCTCTGATGAGGAAATTTCACGTTTAGCTGTTGTAGCGCCAAATATTGTATTGAACATTATCAAAGATTACGAAGTTGTAGAAAAGAAAACGGTTACGACTCCTGATGAAATACGTGGAATAGTAAAATGTAATAATCCCAAATGTATCACAAACAATGAGCCGATGTCCACTCTATTTAATGTAGTAGACAAAGAAAAGGGTATTCTGAGATGTCATTATTGTGATATGGAACAGGACATAAATAATGTGGAACTGATATAA
- the pyrB gene encoding aspartate carbamoyltransferase gives MERHNFVTIADLTKEKILYMIRMAQEFEKHPNREILKGKVIATLFFEPSTRTRLSFETAANRLGAKVIGFTDPKVTSSSKGETLKDTIMMVSNYADVIVMRHSIEGAAQYASEISPVPIVNAGDGAHQHPSQCMLDLYSIYKTQGTLENLNIYLVGDLKYGRTVHSLIMAMRHFNPTFHFIAPKELAMPNEYKIYCKEHNIKFQEHTEFNENVISDADILYMTRVQKERFSDLMEYERVKNVYILKNDMLANVKDNMKILHPLPRVNEIAYDVDSNPHAYYIQQAQNGLYARQAIICDVLGYNYDDIIKDNTIIK, from the coding sequence ATGGAACGCCATAATTTTGTAACCATAGCTGACCTAACAAAAGAGAAAATTCTCTATATGATAAGGATGGCTCAAGAGTTTGAAAAGCACCCTAATAGAGAAATTTTAAAGGGTAAAGTAATAGCGACTTTGTTTTTTGAACCTTCTACCCGAACGCGACTTAGTTTTGAGACAGCAGCCAACCGCTTAGGCGCTAAAGTAATTGGGTTTACAGACCCAAAAGTAACAAGCAGTTCGAAGGGCGAGACTCTAAAAGATACAATAATGATGGTATCCAACTATGCAGACGTAATAGTAATGCGTCACTCTATAGAAGGAGCTGCGCAATATGCAAGTGAGATTTCGCCGGTTCCGATAGTAAATGCAGGTGATGGTGCACATCAACATCCTTCTCAATGTATGCTTGACCTTTATTCTATATACAAGACTCAAGGTACTCTGGAAAATCTCAATATATATCTTGTAGGTGACTTAAAATACGGAAGAACAGTACACTCGCTAATTATGGCAATGAGACATTTCAACCCAACATTCCATTTTATTGCCCCAAAAGAATTAGCAATGCCGAATGAATACAAGATATACTGTAAAGAGCATAATATAAAATTCCAGGAACACACAGAATTCAACGAAAATGTCATTTCTGATGCAGATATACTCTATATGACAAGAGTACAAAAAGAGCGATTCTCTGATTTGATGGAATATGAACGCGTAAAGAATGTATATATCCTTAAAAACGATATGCTTGCAAATGTGAAAGACAACATGAAGATATTACATCCTCTACCCAGAGTGAATGAAATCGCATATGATGTTGACTCAAATCCACACGCATATTATATTCAGCAGGCACAAAATGGATTGTATGCCAGACAAGCAATAATATGCGATGTTCTGGGCTATAATTATGATGACATTATAAAAGACAACACAATAATAAAGTAA